A region of the Dasypus novemcinctus isolate mDasNov1 chromosome X, mDasNov1.1.hap2, whole genome shotgun sequence genome:
GTCACTTCTGATTGGATGGTAGGCCTAGAATGCATCAGCCAATCAGCAAACAAATCACACAGATACTCCCAAGCTGCATAATTCCTCAGAGTGCCTTCAAGTAAGGCACTCTAACCCTTCTAGGAATTGAAtaatttaatattagaaaatctataaatatgatttaaatatattaaataaaagacaaaaccataTTAATCTCAGAAACTACTAAAGGGGCAAAAGAGAATTTTCATATCTATTACATTACTTAAAATGCttacaaacataaaatattttgaacGTACAGActtcaaaaaaactgaaaagcCTTGCTTACTGATGAAATAATACTAACAGTCCCATTAGTTATGAATGTGACAAGAAATCTGTCAATCAGCAAGATTATGTGACAGTCCTCACAAATATTAGGCAATGAAATTTTAATGAGTTTACCCACTGAAAACGAGGGTAATATCAGTTGATTTGATTCCACTGCAAATGAGTAAATTTCTAGACGGTTTTGGTTCAGGGCAACGTTATACTTTTATAAAGTTAATAGCAACTCAAAGGAACAGCTATCATGTGGGTAATATCTCAATATTTAGGGAATAAAATAGTAGAACAGAATTtcaaatatcttaattttttaattcattttaaaatcacaGTACATATTTATTTCATCATGTTAACATGAGTTACAAATTCAAAGGAGAAACTTCTTTCCTACAAAAAGTAGGGAGGACGCTGGCACTGTTTCAGATATTTGAAAACCTCGTAATGAATACCTGGCCTAACAGAAGTCGGCTGAACTCGTCTACGTCTTTCCGCACGAGATCTCTTGCCAGAGCGCGTGTAATAAACGTCTGGAAAATCCCACCAGTCACACGTGAGAGCATGTGAGTGGAAAAGCATTTTTACCACAGGTTTTTGACCTTCCTGACCCCCATAAAGGCTGACGTAGAACAATAACTAACAGAAACGACCGTTTAGTAAAGTGGTGCAACGCCAGGTGCTTGAACAAAACCCACTGCTTTCTTTGGAACGAACTGCACTACAGCTATAGTAACGCCGAGCTGCTATTTAGTTCACGGTCAAAACACCTTAAAAGTCGGCAGAGTGCCGTGAGCCCTACGCTCAAGCAGCACAAACTTTAGCGGGCCACCGCTCTTTTAGTGAAAACTTCGGTGGCTCTGAAAAGAGCCTTTGGTTTCGATGCTCAGGTCCTCCTGAGGAAGCTCACTTGTGGCTGGTGTACCTGATGACGGCCTTGGTGCCCTCAGACACGGCATGCTTGCCTATCTCCCCCGGCAGCAGCAGGCGCACGGCGGTCTGGATCTCTCTGGAGGTGATGGTTGAGCGCCCGGTGTAACGAGCCAGGCGAGCGGCCTCGTCCGCGATGCGCTCGAAGATGTCGTTAACGAAAGAATCCATGACGCTCAAGGCCTGGCGTGAAATGGCCAGGTCATCGTGAACCTGCTTCAAAACCTTGCTGATGTAGACGGAGAAACTCTCTTGGCGGCATCGCTTTCGCCTCTTCTGCTTCTTGGTCTTAGCGTCGACTTTCTCAGGATGGGGATCGGCCTCCTCAGGATCAGGATCGGCCTCCTCAGAATCAGGATCGGCCTCCTCAGGAGCAGAATCAGCCTCCTCAGGATCCGGATCTGCCTCCTCAGGCTCGGTATCGGCCTCCTCAGGATCCGGGTCGGCCTGCCGAGCATCAGGATCGGCCTCCTGAGCTTCGGGAACAGCCATCTCGGGATCGGGATCCGCCTTCGCAGGGGTGTTTCGGCAGAGGTAAACCTCAGAAGGTTCA
Encoded here:
- the LOC101429762 gene encoding histone H2B 7-like, with amino-acid sequence MAEPSEVYLCRNTPAKADPDPEMAVPEAQEADPDARQADPDPEEADTEPEEADPDPEEADSAPEEADPDSEEADPDPEEADPHPEKVDAKTKKQKRRKRCRQESFSVYISKVLKQVHDDLAISRQALSVMDSFVNDIFERIADEAARLARYTGRSTITSREIQTAVRLLLPGEIGKHAVSEGTKAVIRYTSHK